The Paenibacillus sp. FSL W8-0426 region GCGGGTCCTGCTGAAGCAGGGAAGCCATCTCCCGGGTGAACAGCGTACTTTTGCCGCTGCCTGCCCGGCCTATCACAAAACGTACGGACATGTTCCTTCCTCCAAACATCACGATCAAGATTTTAATTTCCAGTATACCATACCGGGAGCGCTTCGGAACATACGTTTGCCACAATCCGGCAAAGTGCCGCTTCCATATCCATACATGGCAAAAAGCCCGCAGCTTTCCCAGCATTGGGCTTTTTGCAAATACGTTTCGTTATATCCATCATCACCCGGCGATTCACAATTCCGAATTACTTCGTTTTGCTGCGCACCTCAAAGATCGCAAATTTCAAATAGTGCCCTTCATCCACGCCAAGAATTTGCGGGTGGTCCTTGCCTGCCGCCTTCCACTCGATCAAACGCAGCACTTTGCCTGCATCTTTCGCGGCATCGGCGATCGTTTCGAGGAACAAGTCGGGACGCATGTGGTACGAACAGCTTGCCGTTACGAGGTACCCTCCCTCGTTCACCAGCTTCATGCCGTGCAGGTTGATGTCCTTGTAGCCGCGGCAGGCCCCTTTGACGGCCGACTTTGTTTTGGCGAACGCCGGAGGGTCCAGAATGACGACGTCAAATGTTTTTCCGCCTCCGGCGGCCAGCGCCTTGGACGTATCCACTTTTTCTTCCCCGGCACGGGAGCGTGCCGCCCGTTCATCCAATCCTTTGACTTGGTCACGCAAATATTGAAAAGCGTCTGCAACGACAAACTCCACCCGGTCCGTGAAACCGTTCAGTTCCACATTGGTGCGCGCGCTTTCGATCGCATGCTCGGAAATGTCCAGGCAAGTTACCTTTTTCGCGCCGTATTTGCATGCATTCAGCGTAAAGCTGCCGGTGTGGGAGAAGCATTCGAGCACGGTTGCTCCGTCCCAATACGGGAATGTGACCACCTTGCCGCTTTTGTTGACCGGAAGCATTTGCTTCTCGCCATCCTGATCAACCTCTTCCAGCCTAATGCCG contains the following coding sequences:
- a CDS encoding class I SAM-dependent rRNA methyltransferase → MPSVTLERSRKKRLEQSHPWIYNNEIASVDGNPEPGDLVQVLNHQGRYLATGYYNPASQITVRVVSYEPLEYNQMDIAFFADRFRDCLRHRERFIQDGEAYRLVYGEADFLPGLIVDRFGSILVVQLLTLGMDRCREAIVQALIEVLQPEGIYERSDVPIRELEGLEQTKGPLYGDCPRHVTVTENGLLIKVDIVEGQKTGYFFDQRENRAAIAPLMKGWGYKSGIRLEEVDQDGEKQMLPVNKSGKVVTFPYWDGATVLECFSHTGSFTLNACKYGAKKVTCLDISEHAIESARTNVELNGFTDRVEFVVADAFQYLRDQVKGLDERAARSRAGEEKVDTSKALAAGGGKTFDVVILDPPAFAKTKSAVKGACRGYKDINLHGMKLVNEGGYLVTASCSYHMRPDLFLETIADAAKDAGKVLRLIEWKAAGKDHPQILGVDEGHYLKFAIFEVRSKTK